In Thermodesulfobacteriota bacterium, the following are encoded in one genomic region:
- a CDS encoding inorganic phosphate transporter: MWQIISAVFLGWSLGANHTANVFGTAVASRMIRFWTAAIVCAVFILLGAVLQGQAGMATYRAMAGVSLNAAFLVALCSALTITLMTYLKFPVSVSQAVVGSLVSIGLLEGNFHWEVLVKVVICWVGTPLGGMIFAIILYFLVGKFMNGLNLNLFQHDRYLRWCLMVVGGYGAYALGANNVANVTGTFTGPEMLTPFQACLIGGLSIGLGVLTYGKKVIMTVGKDIVRLDGYTAFIVILAEAITVHIYAGIGVPVSTSQAVVGGVMGIGLVKGVRTVNLKKLYQIFYAWVGTPAISFTITFLMYLMFSRV, from the coding sequence ATGTGGCAGATTATTTCAGCAGTCTTCCTGGGGTGGTCCTTAGGAGCCAACCATACAGCCAACGTATTTGGCACAGCGGTAGCTTCTCGTATGATTCGCTTCTGGACTGCTGCCATCGTATGCGCGGTCTTCATCCTTCTGGGAGCCGTTCTGCAGGGCCAGGCAGGGATGGCTACTTACAGGGCAATGGCCGGAGTCTCTCTCAATGCGGCATTTCTTGTTGCCCTTTGTTCAGCCCTTACGATCACTCTGATGACCTACCTTAAATTTCCTGTCTCGGTTTCACAGGCTGTTGTTGGTTCACTGGTGTCTATTGGGCTTTTGGAAGGCAACTTCCATTGGGAGGTTCTGGTGAAGGTGGTGATCTGCTGGGTGGGAACACCCTTAGGGGGGATGATCTTTGCCATCATCCTCTATTTCCTGGTGGGTAAATTTATGAATGGGTTGAACCTCAATCTCTTCCAGCACGACAGATACCTGCGCTGGTGTCTCATGGTCGTAGGCGGGTATGGCGCATATGCCTTAGGGGCAAACAATGTAGCCAATGTTACAGGGACATTTACCGGTCCCGAAATGCTTACACCGTTTCAGGCTTGTCTGATCGGTGGACTCAGCATAGGGCTTGGCGTACTTACATACGGTAAAAAGGTAATAATGACGGTGGGCAAAGATATAGTCAGACTCGATGGTTACACTGCCTTCATCGTTATTCTGGCAGAAGCAATCACTGTCCATATCTATGCTGGCATTGGGGTCCCTGTCTCCACCAGCCAGGCTGTGGTAGGGGGAGTAATGGGCATTGGACTGGTTAAGGGTGTCAGAACCGTCAACTTAAAGAAGCTTT
- a CDS encoding DUF47 family protein: protein MTIFSKKQTEVREMIDKYLDRVDFCIRQFRDSMMRFLSNGCTREFIWDVEKAHKFESEADDLRRKIQMTLYGKALLPDSRGDLLTLLEFYDRIPSAAEDALFLTKILCLDIPEDLLEDLEKLVEINVDAYRLIRECMNTLFENPHETLYQTRGVDAKESESDKLERSIIERVFKSDMATGKMMLLKELVQTIGQISNRAENTADRISIVAIKRQI, encoded by the coding sequence ATGACCATTTTCTCCAAGAAGCAGACAGAGGTCAGAGAAATGATCGACAAGTATCTGGACAGGGTCGATTTTTGCATACGGCAGTTTCGCGATTCCATGATGAGGTTCCTGTCCAATGGGTGTACCCGGGAATTCATCTGGGATGTGGAAAAGGCACACAAGTTTGAGTCTGAGGCAGATGATTTGCGACGTAAAATCCAGATGACCCTCTATGGGAAGGCTCTTCTTCCTGATTCCCGTGGGGATTTGCTGACGCTGCTGGAATTTTACGATCGTATTCCCAGTGCGGCGGAAGATGCCCTCTTTTTGACTAAGATATTATGCCTGGATATACCGGAGGACTTGCTCGAAGACTTGGAGAAACTGGTAGAGATAAATGTAGATGCCTACCGCCTGATCCGCGAATGCATGAATACACTCTTCGAAAATCCCCATGAAACCCTCTACCAGACACGCGGCGTCGATGCGAAAGAAAGTGAATCCGACAAGCTGGAACGCTCTATTATAGAGCGGGTCTTCAAGTCGGACATGGCCACAGGCAAAATGATGCTGCTGAAAGAACTCGTCCAAACCATCGGCCAGATCTCTAACCGGGCGGAAAATACCGCCGACCGTATTAGTATCGTGGCTATCAAGAGACAGATTTAG
- a CDS encoding anaerobic nitric oxide reductase flavorubredoxin — translation MAFRIKDNISWIGKIDWELRKFHGEEYSTHRGSSYNSYLVKDEKTALIDTVWGKFSGEFVQNLRKEIPLEKIDFVIANHAESDHSGALPELMRHIPETPIYCTSNGVKSLTGHYHQDWNFRVVKTRDKLSLGSKDLVFIEAQMLHWPDSMMCYLTKDNILFSNDAFGQHIASELMYNDLVDQAELFQEAIKYYANILAPFSALVDKKIKEIVALNVPVDMICPSHGVIWRKEPLQIVNQYVQWANSYAENQITIVYDSMWDGTRQMAEAIAKGIMEADQTIAVKLFNIARSDKNDVITEIFKSKAILVGSPTVNKGVLSSVAAIVEEIKGLRFQNKKAAAFGCYGWSGEGVKVISDKLKEGGFQLFNDGIREKWNPKTKAVDNCICFGRDVALNLK, via the coding sequence GTTACAATTCCTATCTGGTCAAAGATGAGAAAACGGCCTTGATTGATACGGTGTGGGGAAAGTTTTCGGGTGAATTCGTGCAAAACTTGAGAAAGGAGATACCCCTGGAAAAAATTGATTTTGTCATCGCGAATCATGCGGAATCGGATCACAGCGGCGCATTACCTGAACTAATGCGCCATATACCCGAAACACCGATATATTGCACTTCCAACGGGGTGAAATCTCTGACAGGTCATTATCATCAGGATTGGAACTTTCGAGTTGTGAAGACAAGGGATAAACTCAGTCTCGGATCAAAGGATCTGGTATTCATTGAAGCTCAGATGCTACACTGGCCTGATAGCATGATGTGTTACCTGACCAAAGATAACATCCTCTTCAGTAATGATGCTTTTGGACAGCATATTGCATCTGAACTGATGTATAATGATTTGGTGGATCAAGCAGAGTTGTTTCAGGAAGCCATTAAGTACTATGCCAACATTCTGGCACCTTTTAGTGCCCTGGTCGATAAGAAAATAAAGGAAATAGTTGCATTGAATGTTCCTGTGGATATGATCTGCCCGAGTCATGGTGTAATATGGAGAAAAGAACCGTTGCAGATCGTGAACCAATATGTTCAATGGGCCAATAGCTACGCTGAAAATCAGATTACGATTGTCTACGATAGCATGTGGGACGGAACGCGGCAAATGGCAGAAGCAATAGCAAAAGGAATCATGGAAGCTGATCAAACCATTGCAGTAAAGTTGTTTAACATAGCAAGATCAGACAAAAATGATGTGATTACAGAAATCTTTAAGTCCAAAGCGATTCTGGTCGGGTCCCCCACTGTTAATAAGGGCGTTCTTTCCTCAGTTGCCGCTATTGTGGAAGAAATTAAGGGCTTAAGATTTCAGAACAAGAAAGCTGCGGCATTCGGCTGTTATGGTTGGAGTGGCGAGGGGGTAAAGGTTATATCGGACAAACTTAAAGAAGGTGGATTCCAACTATTCAATGATGGAATACGAGAAAAATGGAACCCGAAAACTAAAGCAGTTGACAACTGTATTTGTTTTGGAAGAGACGTTGCCTTGAACCTGAAATAA